A single Cyclopterus lumpus isolate fCycLum1 chromosome 3, fCycLum1.pri, whole genome shotgun sequence DNA region contains:
- the psmd13 gene encoding 26S proteasome non-ATPase regulatory subunit 13, translating into MRDVTGFLKQQQSNSTTPEMATEWHTLEELHNKRLWHQLTLRLTDFVKDPCFKTGDGLIQLYDNFISDFEHRINPLSLMEIILYVTRQMKDPKDAITFLEKTKEKVKSCDEALILCKTSIGKLKLEISDLPATKKLIEDVEEMLNNLPGVTSVHGRFYDLSSKYYRIIGNHASYYKDALRYLGCVDIKDLPETEKQERAFTLGLAGLLGEGVYNFGELLMHPVLESLRKTDKQWLIDTLYAFNGGNVEKFQGFKSAWGQQPDLAAHEAKLMQKIQLLCVMEMTFTRPANHRTLTFTEIAQSAKIPVNEVELLVMKALSVGLIKGNIDEVDQKVQMTWVQPRVLDLPQIKGMKERLDFWCGDVKNMAMLVEQQAHDILT; encoded by the exons ATGAGAGATGTCACCGGGTTCCttaagcagcagcagagcaacAGCACCACTCCGGAGATGGCGACGGAGTGGCACACGTTGGAGGAGTTGCACAACAAAAG GTTGTGGCATCAGTTGACTCTGAGGCTGACAGACTTCGTTAAAGATCCGTGCTTCAAAACGGGAGACGGCCTCATTCAG CTCTACGACAACTTCATCAGTGACTTCGAACACAG AATCAACCCGTTGTCCCTCATGGAGATTATACTGTACGTTACCAGACAGATGAAAG ATCCCAAAGATGCCATCACTTTCCTCGAGAAGACCAAGGAAAAG GTGAAAAGCTGCGACGAAGCCCTCATCCTCTGCAAGACTTCCATCGGCAAACTCAAACTGGAGATCAGCGATCTTCCGGCCACAAAG AAACTCATAGAAGACGTGGAGGAGATGCTGAACAACCTGCCCGGCGTGACGTCGGTCCACGGGAGGTTTTACGACCTCTCCAGCAAATACTATCGCATCATCGGGAACCACGCCTCCTACTACAAGGACGCCCTGCGCTACCTCGGCTGCGTGGACATCAAAGACCTTCCAG AGACGGAGAAGCAGGAGAGGGCGTTCACGCTCGGCCTGGCCGGACTCCTCGGAGAAGGAGTTTACAACTTCGGGGAGCTG CTGATGCATCccgtgctggagtccctgaggaaGACGGACAAGCAGTGGCTCATCGACACGCTTTACGCCTTCAACGGCGGCAACGTGGAGAAGTTCCAGGGCTTCAAGTCGGCCTGGGGCCAACAG CCGGACCTCGCGGCACACGAAGCCAAACTGATGCAGAAGATCCAGCTGCTCTGCGTGATGGAG atgACTTTCACTCGTCCTGCAAACCACAGAACGCTCACCTTCACTGAGATCGCTCAGAGTGCCAAAATCCCCGTTAATGAG gtggagctgctggtgatGAAGGCTCTCTCTGTGGGCCTGATCAAAGGGAACATTGACGAGGTGGACCAGAAGGTGCAGATGACCTGGGTGCAGCCCAGAGTGCTGGACCTGCCGCAG ATCAAAGGTATGAAGGAGCGTCTGGACTTCTGGTGTGGAGACGTGAAGAACATGGCCATGCTGGTGGAGCAACAGGCCCACGACATCCTCACCTGA
- the sirt3 gene encoding LOW QUALITY PROTEIN: NAD-dependent protein deacetylase sirtuin-3, mitochondrial (The sequence of the model RefSeq protein was modified relative to this genomic sequence to represent the inferred CDS: deleted 1 base in 1 codon): MAPSALSPVRLCRYLSSRAGGRLSQSEGAAAALCRRTHPPRPNGPRGFSSRGGGPAEERLTLEDVAKNIRERRYERVVVMAGAGISTPSGIPDFRSPGSGLYDNLQQYHLPYAEAVFELSFFHQNPRPFFALARELYPGRYRPNPTHYFVRLLHQKRQLLRMYTQNIDGLERRAYSPPPINRTSLQPDVMRGAVPKCPTCTGVVKPDIVFFGEELPRRFFKYLADFPRADLLVVMGTSLEVEPFAGLADAVRGAVPRLLINRDPVGPFAGRRRALDVVQLGDVVAGVRVLVDALGWTRELDALMAATKTEE; this comes from the exons ATGGCCCCTTCAGCATTGTCACCTGTCAGACTCTGTCGGTACCTGAGCTCGAGAGCAGGCG GTCGTTTGAGTCAAAGTGAAggtgcagctgcagctctgtgcAG ACGCACACACCCTCCCCGGCCCAACGGGCCTCGGGGGTTTTCCTCCCGCGGCGGCGGTCCGGCCGAGGAGCGCCTGACCCTGGAGGACGTCGCCAAGAACATCCGAGAGCGGCGGTACGAGAGGGTGGTGGTGATGGCCGGAGCCGGGATCAGCACGCCGAGTGGCATCCCGGACTTCAG GTCTCCAGGCAGCGGTCTCTATGACAACCTGCAGCAGTACCACCTGCCCTACGCCGAGGCCGTCTTCGAGCTCAGCTTCTTCCACCAGAACCCGCGTCCCTTCTTCGCCCTGGCCAGGGAGCTCTACCCGGGGCGCTACCGGCCCAACCCGACCCACTACTTTGTGCGTCTGCTCCACCAGAAGAGGCAGCTTCTCCGGATGTACACGCAGAACATCGACGGGCTGGAAAGACGTGCGTATTCACCTCCTCCTATTAAC CGAACGTCCCTCCAGCCCGACGTGATGAGAGGGGCGGTCCCAAAGTGCCCCACCTGTACAGGTGTGGTGAAGCCGGACATCGTGTTCTTCGGGGAGGAGCTTCCACGTCGCTTCTTCAAGTACCTCGCGGACTTCCCTCGGGCCGACCTGCTGGTCGTCATGGGAACGTCCCTGGAG GTGGAGCCGTTCGCCGGTCTGGCCGACGCCGTGCGCGGCGCCGTGCCGCGGCTGCTCATCAACAGAGACCCGGTGGGTCCGTTCGCCGGGCGCCGCCGGGCCCTCGACGTGGTGCAGCTGGGCGACGTGGTCGCTGGGGTGCGAGTCCTGGTGGACGCCCTGGGCTGGACCCGGGAGCTGGACGctctgatg GCTGCAACAAAGACAGAAGAGTGA